A portion of the Manihot esculenta cultivar AM560-2 chromosome 2, M.esculenta_v8, whole genome shotgun sequence genome contains these proteins:
- the LOC110607793 gene encoding protein SET DOMAIN GROUP 41 isoform X3, with translation MEDEMVNTEMQMRAGEDIGIGEDITPPLSPLSFSLHDSFIHSHCSSCFCPLPNRPSHSTTIPHSLLYCSPLCSSFGSLLHFHSAEFHLLRCLSSTSPPPSSTSDLRAALRLLRLLPSHSSQLGRTSGLLTNRHKLLADEQIVARIRCGARAMAIARRLRDGKQELIEVDENEYDAVLFEEEEAALCLVLTNSVEVQDNDGRTLGIAVYDPTFSWINHSCSPNSCYRFLISPPSTAASPADSKLRIVPSCSNGEKSVYSNIEFRKGYGEYGPRMIVRSIKRIKRSEEVTVAYTDLLQPKEITASNHAPSRLSSDHSSSRDEANRKLTDYVDEIISEYLSVGDPESCCEKLESILVLGLHDEPLETKEGKIQLNFRLHPLHHMALNAYITLASSYKIHANDMLALCSEMNGHQLKPFHMSRAGAAYSFLLAAAAHHLFSFETSLIVSVANFWTSAGESLLTFARSSAWDLFGKQEITGLELLSHGNRKCSKCSFLDKFEANFSLSQNLNEDFENISSKFLDCISSYSREVWNFLSQGSHYLKMFKEPFDFSSSANMPKISDLEPTLCRKNMDSYCWSSSGLEEAQQATNQERINILHLGVHCLLFGEYLASICYGTHSHYTRQVQRLVYCDDK, from the exons ATGGAAGATGAAATGGTGAACACGGAGATGCAGATGAGAGCCGGTGAGGACATAGGAATCGGCGAAGACATAACCCCTCCACTCTCTCCactctccttctctctccacGACTCTTTTATTCACTCTCACTGTTCTTCTTGCTTCTGCCCACTCCCTAATCGCCCTTCACATTCCACCACCATTCCTCACTCTCTCCTCTACTGTTCCCCCCTCTGCTCCTCCTTCGGCTCCCTTCTCCACTTCCACTCCGCCGAATTTCACCTCCTTCGTTGCCTTTCGTCCACATCTCCTCCCCCCTCATCCACCTCCGACCTCCGCGCTGCTCTCCGCCTTCTACGCCTTCTCCCTTCTCACTCCTCCCAACTTGGCAGGACTTCCGGATTGTTGACCAATCGCCACAAGTTGCTCGCAGATGAACAGATAGTCGCGAGAATTCGATGTGGAGCCAGGGCTATGGCGATCGCCAGGAGATTGCGAGATGGAAAACAAGAATTGATTGAGGTGGATGAAAATGAATATGACGCTGTGTtgtttgaggaggaggaggccgcTCTGTGCTTGGTGCTAACGAACTCTGTGGAGGTGCAGGATAATGATGGCCGGACTCTGGGGATTGCTGTTTATGATCCTACCTTCTCCTGGATTAATCACAGCTGTTCTCCCAATTCTTGTTACCGATTCTTGATTTCTCCACCGAGTACAGCCGCATCTCCGGCGGACTCCAAGTTGCGAATAGTTCCCAGCTGCAGCAAT GGAGAGAAGAGTGTATATAGCAATATTGAATTTAGAAAAG GATATGGTGAATATGGGCCAAGGATGATCGTGAGGAGCATTAAGAGGATCAAGAGAAGCGAGGAGGTAACAGTGGCATACACAGACTTGTTGCAACCTAAG GAAATTACTGCTTCAAATCATGCCCCTTCAAGATTAAGTTCTGATCACAGTTCTTCCAGAGATGAAGCAAACAGAAAGCTGACAGATTATGTAGATGAAATTATATCCGAGTATTTATCTGTAGGTGATCCTGAGTCTTGCTGTGAGAAACTTGAGAGCATACTCGTTCTTGGTCTACATGATGAGCCATTGGAGACCAAAGAAGGAAAAATACAGTTGAATTTTAGGTTGCATCCTCTGCACCATATGGCACTGAATGCATACATAACACTGGCTTCTTCATATAAAATCCATGCAAATGACATGCTTGCTCTCTGTTCTGAAATGAATGGACATCAGTTGAAACCTTTCCACATGTCCAGGGCCGGTGCAGCATACTCCTTTCTGCTTGCAGCTGCAGCTCACCATCTGTTCAGCTTTGAAACTTCACTTATTGTCTCTGTTGCAAATTTCTGGACAAGCGCAGGGGAATCCTTGTTAACTTTTGCTAGAAGCTCGGCATGGGATTTGTTTGGGAAACAGGAAATAACTGGCTTGGAACTTCTTTCTCATGGTAATCGTAAGTGCTCAAAGTGCTCATTTCTGGATAAATTTGAAGCCAATTTTTCTCTTAGTCAAAATCTAAATGAAGATTTTGAGAACATATCAAGCAAATTTCTTGATTGTATCTCTAGTTATTCACGTGAAGTTTGGAATTTTCTGAGTCAGGGCAGCCATTACTTGAAGATGTTCAAAGAACCATTCGATTTCAGTTCTTCGGCAAACATGCCAAAGATATCAGACCTTGAGCCTACTTTATGCAGGAAAAATATGGATTCCTATTGCTGGAGCAGTTCTGGATTAGAGGAGGCACAGCAGGCCACAAACCAGGAAAGGATAAATATTTTGCATCTTGGCGTCCATTGCTTACTTTTTGGGGAATATCTAGCAAGCATATGTTATGGTACGCATTCGCATTATACCAGACAGGTTCAGAGACTTGTATATTGTGACGACAAATAA
- the LOC110607793 gene encoding protein SET DOMAIN GROUP 41 isoform X1: MEDEMVNTEMQMRAGEDIGIGEDITPPLSPLSFSLHDSFIHSHCSSCFCPLPNRPSHSTTIPHSLLYCSPLCSSFGSLLHFHSAEFHLLRCLSSTSPPPSSTSDLRAALRLLRLLPSHSSQLGRTSGLLTNRHKLLADEQIVARIRCGARAMAIARRLRDGKQELIEVDENEYDAVLFEEEEAALCLVLTNSVEVQDNDGRTLGIAVYDPTFSWINHSCSPNSCYRFLISPPSTAASPADSKLRIVPSCSNGEKSVYSNIEFRKGYGEYGPRMIVRSIKRIKRSEEVTVAYTDLLQPKAIRRSELWSKYCFICCCKRCSASPPAYVDHILQLPLTGEGSKKVQDLLLLDVTSLSEVCREIGSDNTTENKKGGGGNFREITASNHAPSRLSSDHSSSRDEANRKLTDYVDEIISEYLSVGDPESCCEKLESILVLGLHDEPLETKEGKIQLNFRLHPLHHMALNAYITLASSYKIHANDMLALCSEMNGHQLKPFHMSRAGAAYSFLLAAAAHHLFSFETSLIVSVANFWTSAGESLLTFARSSAWDLFGKQEITGLELLSHGNRKCSKCSFLDKFEANFSLSQNLNEDFENISSKFLDCISSYSREVWNFLSQGSHYLKMFKEPFDFSSSANMPKISDLEPTLCRKNMDSYCWSSSGLEEAQQATNQERINILHLGVHCLLFGEYLASICYGTHSHYTRQVQRLVYCDDK; encoded by the exons ATGGAAGATGAAATGGTGAACACGGAGATGCAGATGAGAGCCGGTGAGGACATAGGAATCGGCGAAGACATAACCCCTCCACTCTCTCCactctccttctctctccacGACTCTTTTATTCACTCTCACTGTTCTTCTTGCTTCTGCCCACTCCCTAATCGCCCTTCACATTCCACCACCATTCCTCACTCTCTCCTCTACTGTTCCCCCCTCTGCTCCTCCTTCGGCTCCCTTCTCCACTTCCACTCCGCCGAATTTCACCTCCTTCGTTGCCTTTCGTCCACATCTCCTCCCCCCTCATCCACCTCCGACCTCCGCGCTGCTCTCCGCCTTCTACGCCTTCTCCCTTCTCACTCCTCCCAACTTGGCAGGACTTCCGGATTGTTGACCAATCGCCACAAGTTGCTCGCAGATGAACAGATAGTCGCGAGAATTCGATGTGGAGCCAGGGCTATGGCGATCGCCAGGAGATTGCGAGATGGAAAACAAGAATTGATTGAGGTGGATGAAAATGAATATGACGCTGTGTtgtttgaggaggaggaggccgcTCTGTGCTTGGTGCTAACGAACTCTGTGGAGGTGCAGGATAATGATGGCCGGACTCTGGGGATTGCTGTTTATGATCCTACCTTCTCCTGGATTAATCACAGCTGTTCTCCCAATTCTTGTTACCGATTCTTGATTTCTCCACCGAGTACAGCCGCATCTCCGGCGGACTCCAAGTTGCGAATAGTTCCCAGCTGCAGCAAT GGAGAGAAGAGTGTATATAGCAATATTGAATTTAGAAAAG GATATGGTGAATATGGGCCAAGGATGATCGTGAGGAGCATTAAGAGGATCAAGAGAAGCGAGGAGGTAACAGTGGCATACACAGACTTGTTGCAACCTAAG GCAATAAGGCGGTCAGAGTTGTGGTCAAAGTATTGTTTTATTTGTTGTTGTAAACGATGTAGTGCCTCTCCACCAGCTTATGTAGATCATATATTGCAG TTGCCACTCACCGGTGAAGGAAGCAAGAAGGTGCAGGACTTGTTGCTGTTGGATGTCACCTCTCTTAGTGAAGTATGCAGAGAAATTGGATCCGACAACacaacagaaaataaaaaaggtGGTGGAGGAAACTTTAGG GAAATTACTGCTTCAAATCATGCCCCTTCAAGATTAAGTTCTGATCACAGTTCTTCCAGAGATGAAGCAAACAGAAAGCTGACAGATTATGTAGATGAAATTATATCCGAGTATTTATCTGTAGGTGATCCTGAGTCTTGCTGTGAGAAACTTGAGAGCATACTCGTTCTTGGTCTACATGATGAGCCATTGGAGACCAAAGAAGGAAAAATACAGTTGAATTTTAGGTTGCATCCTCTGCACCATATGGCACTGAATGCATACATAACACTGGCTTCTTCATATAAAATCCATGCAAATGACATGCTTGCTCTCTGTTCTGAAATGAATGGACATCAGTTGAAACCTTTCCACATGTCCAGGGCCGGTGCAGCATACTCCTTTCTGCTTGCAGCTGCAGCTCACCATCTGTTCAGCTTTGAAACTTCACTTATTGTCTCTGTTGCAAATTTCTGGACAAGCGCAGGGGAATCCTTGTTAACTTTTGCTAGAAGCTCGGCATGGGATTTGTTTGGGAAACAGGAAATAACTGGCTTGGAACTTCTTTCTCATGGTAATCGTAAGTGCTCAAAGTGCTCATTTCTGGATAAATTTGAAGCCAATTTTTCTCTTAGTCAAAATCTAAATGAAGATTTTGAGAACATATCAAGCAAATTTCTTGATTGTATCTCTAGTTATTCACGTGAAGTTTGGAATTTTCTGAGTCAGGGCAGCCATTACTTGAAGATGTTCAAAGAACCATTCGATTTCAGTTCTTCGGCAAACATGCCAAAGATATCAGACCTTGAGCCTACTTTATGCAGGAAAAATATGGATTCCTATTGCTGGAGCAGTTCTGGATTAGAGGAGGCACAGCAGGCCACAAACCAGGAAAGGATAAATATTTTGCATCTTGGCGTCCATTGCTTACTTTTTGGGGAATATCTAGCAAGCATATGTTATGGTACGCATTCGCATTATACCAGACAGGTTCAGAGACTTGTATATTGTGACGACAAATAA
- the LOC110607793 gene encoding protein SET DOMAIN GROUP 41 isoform X5, which yields MEDEMVNTEMQMRAGEDIGIGEDITPPLSPLSFSLHDSFIHSHCSSCFCPLPNRPSHSTTIPHSLLYCSPLCSSFGSLLHFHSAEFHLLRCLSSTSPPPSSTSDLRAALRLLRLLPSHSSQLGRTSGLLTNRHKLLADEQIVARIRCGARAMAIARRLRDGKQELIEVDENEYDAVLFEEEEAALCLVLTNSVEVQDNDGRTLGIAVYDPTFSWINHSCSPNSCYRFLISPPSTAASPADSKLRIVPSCSNGEKSVYSNIEFRKGYGEYGPRMIVRSIKRIKRSEEVTVAYTDLLQPKAIRRSELWSKYCFICCCKRCSASPPAYVDHILQLPLTGEGSKKVQDLLLLDVTSLSEVCREIGSDNTTENKKGGGGNFREITASNHAPSRLSSDHSSSRDEANRKLTDYVDEIISEYLSVGDPESCCEKLESILVLGLHDEPLETKEGKIQLNFRLHPLHHMALNAYITLASSYKIHANDMLALCSEMNGHQLKPFHMSRAGAAYSFLLAAAAHHLFSFETSLIVSVANFWTSAGESLLTFARSSAWDLFGKQEITGLELLSHGQPLLEDVQRTIRFQFFGKHAKDIRP from the exons ATGGAAGATGAAATGGTGAACACGGAGATGCAGATGAGAGCCGGTGAGGACATAGGAATCGGCGAAGACATAACCCCTCCACTCTCTCCactctccttctctctccacGACTCTTTTATTCACTCTCACTGTTCTTCTTGCTTCTGCCCACTCCCTAATCGCCCTTCACATTCCACCACCATTCCTCACTCTCTCCTCTACTGTTCCCCCCTCTGCTCCTCCTTCGGCTCCCTTCTCCACTTCCACTCCGCCGAATTTCACCTCCTTCGTTGCCTTTCGTCCACATCTCCTCCCCCCTCATCCACCTCCGACCTCCGCGCTGCTCTCCGCCTTCTACGCCTTCTCCCTTCTCACTCCTCCCAACTTGGCAGGACTTCCGGATTGTTGACCAATCGCCACAAGTTGCTCGCAGATGAACAGATAGTCGCGAGAATTCGATGTGGAGCCAGGGCTATGGCGATCGCCAGGAGATTGCGAGATGGAAAACAAGAATTGATTGAGGTGGATGAAAATGAATATGACGCTGTGTtgtttgaggaggaggaggccgcTCTGTGCTTGGTGCTAACGAACTCTGTGGAGGTGCAGGATAATGATGGCCGGACTCTGGGGATTGCTGTTTATGATCCTACCTTCTCCTGGATTAATCACAGCTGTTCTCCCAATTCTTGTTACCGATTCTTGATTTCTCCACCGAGTACAGCCGCATCTCCGGCGGACTCCAAGTTGCGAATAGTTCCCAGCTGCAGCAAT GGAGAGAAGAGTGTATATAGCAATATTGAATTTAGAAAAG GATATGGTGAATATGGGCCAAGGATGATCGTGAGGAGCATTAAGAGGATCAAGAGAAGCGAGGAGGTAACAGTGGCATACACAGACTTGTTGCAACCTAAG GCAATAAGGCGGTCAGAGTTGTGGTCAAAGTATTGTTTTATTTGTTGTTGTAAACGATGTAGTGCCTCTCCACCAGCTTATGTAGATCATATATTGCAG TTGCCACTCACCGGTGAAGGAAGCAAGAAGGTGCAGGACTTGTTGCTGTTGGATGTCACCTCTCTTAGTGAAGTATGCAGAGAAATTGGATCCGACAACacaacagaaaataaaaaaggtGGTGGAGGAAACTTTAGG GAAATTACTGCTTCAAATCATGCCCCTTCAAGATTAAGTTCTGATCACAGTTCTTCCAGAGATGAAGCAAACAGAAAGCTGACAGATTATGTAGATGAAATTATATCCGAGTATTTATCTGTAGGTGATCCTGAGTCTTGCTGTGAGAAACTTGAGAGCATACTCGTTCTTGGTCTACATGATGAGCCATTGGAGACCAAAGAAGGAAAAATACAGTTGAATTTTAGGTTGCATCCTCTGCACCATATGGCACTGAATGCATACATAACACTGGCTTCTTCATATAAAATCCATGCAAATGACATGCTTGCTCTCTGTTCTGAAATGAATGGACATCAGTTGAAACCTTTCCACATGTCCAGGGCCGGTGCAGCATACTCCTTTCTGCTTGCAGCTGCAGCTCACCATCTGTTCAGCTTTGAAACTTCACTTATTGTCTCTGTTGCAAATTTCTGGACAAGCGCAGGGGAATCCTTGTTAACTTTTGCTAGAAGCTCGGCATGGGATTTGTTTGGGAAACAGGAAATAACTGGCTTGGAACTTCTTTCTCATG GGCAGCCATTACTTGAAGATGTTCAAAGAACCATTCGATTTCAGTTCTTCGGCAAACATGCCAAAGATATCAGACCTTGA
- the LOC110607793 gene encoding protein SET DOMAIN GROUP 41 isoform X4, which yields MEDEMVNTEMQMRAGEDIGIGEDITPPLSPLSFSLHDSFIHSHCSSCFCPLPNRPSHSTTIPHSLLYCSPLCSSFGSLLHFHSAEFHLLRCLSSTSPPPSSTSDLRAALRLLRLLPSHSSQLGRTSGLLTNRHKLLADEQIVARIRCGARAMAIARRLRDGKQELIEVDENEYDAVLFEEEEAALCLVLTNSVEVQDNDGRTLGIAVYDPTFSWINHSCSPNSCYRFLISPPSTAASPADSKLRIVPSCSNGEKSVYSNIEFRKGYGEYGPRMIVRSIKRIKRSEEVTVAYTDLLQPKAIRRSELWSKYCFICCCKRCSASPPAYVDHILQLPLTGEGSKKVQDLLLLDVTSLSEVCREIGSDNTTENKKGGGGNFREITASNHAPSRLSSDHSSSRDEANRKLTDYVDEIISEYLSVGDPESCCEKLESILVLGLHDEPLETKEGKIQLNFRLHPLHHMALNAYITLASSYKIHANDMLALCSEMNGHQLKPFHMSRAGAAYSFLLAAAAHHLFSFETSLIVSVANFWTSAGESLLTFARSSAWDLFGKQEITGLELLSHGNRQPLLEDVQRTIRFQFFGKHAKDIRP from the exons ATGGAAGATGAAATGGTGAACACGGAGATGCAGATGAGAGCCGGTGAGGACATAGGAATCGGCGAAGACATAACCCCTCCACTCTCTCCactctccttctctctccacGACTCTTTTATTCACTCTCACTGTTCTTCTTGCTTCTGCCCACTCCCTAATCGCCCTTCACATTCCACCACCATTCCTCACTCTCTCCTCTACTGTTCCCCCCTCTGCTCCTCCTTCGGCTCCCTTCTCCACTTCCACTCCGCCGAATTTCACCTCCTTCGTTGCCTTTCGTCCACATCTCCTCCCCCCTCATCCACCTCCGACCTCCGCGCTGCTCTCCGCCTTCTACGCCTTCTCCCTTCTCACTCCTCCCAACTTGGCAGGACTTCCGGATTGTTGACCAATCGCCACAAGTTGCTCGCAGATGAACAGATAGTCGCGAGAATTCGATGTGGAGCCAGGGCTATGGCGATCGCCAGGAGATTGCGAGATGGAAAACAAGAATTGATTGAGGTGGATGAAAATGAATATGACGCTGTGTtgtttgaggaggaggaggccgcTCTGTGCTTGGTGCTAACGAACTCTGTGGAGGTGCAGGATAATGATGGCCGGACTCTGGGGATTGCTGTTTATGATCCTACCTTCTCCTGGATTAATCACAGCTGTTCTCCCAATTCTTGTTACCGATTCTTGATTTCTCCACCGAGTACAGCCGCATCTCCGGCGGACTCCAAGTTGCGAATAGTTCCCAGCTGCAGCAAT GGAGAGAAGAGTGTATATAGCAATATTGAATTTAGAAAAG GATATGGTGAATATGGGCCAAGGATGATCGTGAGGAGCATTAAGAGGATCAAGAGAAGCGAGGAGGTAACAGTGGCATACACAGACTTGTTGCAACCTAAG GCAATAAGGCGGTCAGAGTTGTGGTCAAAGTATTGTTTTATTTGTTGTTGTAAACGATGTAGTGCCTCTCCACCAGCTTATGTAGATCATATATTGCAG TTGCCACTCACCGGTGAAGGAAGCAAGAAGGTGCAGGACTTGTTGCTGTTGGATGTCACCTCTCTTAGTGAAGTATGCAGAGAAATTGGATCCGACAACacaacagaaaataaaaaaggtGGTGGAGGAAACTTTAGG GAAATTACTGCTTCAAATCATGCCCCTTCAAGATTAAGTTCTGATCACAGTTCTTCCAGAGATGAAGCAAACAGAAAGCTGACAGATTATGTAGATGAAATTATATCCGAGTATTTATCTGTAGGTGATCCTGAGTCTTGCTGTGAGAAACTTGAGAGCATACTCGTTCTTGGTCTACATGATGAGCCATTGGAGACCAAAGAAGGAAAAATACAGTTGAATTTTAGGTTGCATCCTCTGCACCATATGGCACTGAATGCATACATAACACTGGCTTCTTCATATAAAATCCATGCAAATGACATGCTTGCTCTCTGTTCTGAAATGAATGGACATCAGTTGAAACCTTTCCACATGTCCAGGGCCGGTGCAGCATACTCCTTTCTGCTTGCAGCTGCAGCTCACCATCTGTTCAGCTTTGAAACTTCACTTATTGTCTCTGTTGCAAATTTCTGGACAAGCGCAGGGGAATCCTTGTTAACTTTTGCTAGAAGCTCGGCATGGGATTTGTTTGGGAAACAGGAAATAACTGGCTTGGAACTTCTTTCTCATGGTAATC GGCAGCCATTACTTGAAGATGTTCAAAGAACCATTCGATTTCAGTTCTTCGGCAAACATGCCAAAGATATCAGACCTTGA
- the LOC110607793 gene encoding protein SET DOMAIN GROUP 41 isoform X2 produces MEDEMVNTEMQMRAGEDIGIGEDITPPLSPLSFSLHDSFIHSHCSSCFCPLPNRPSHSTTIPHSLLYCSPLCSSFGSLLHFHSAEFHLLRCLSSTSPPPSSTSDLRAALRLLRLLPSHSSQLGRTSGLLTNRHKLLADEQIVARIRCGARAMAIARRLRDGKQELIEVDENEYDAVLFEEEEAALCLVLTNSVEVQDNDGRTLGIAVYDPTFSWINHSCSPNSCYRFLISPPSTAASPADSKLRIVPSCSNGEKSVYSNIEFRKGYGEYGPRMIVRSIKRIKRSEEVTVAYTDLLQPKAIRRSELWSKYCFICCCKRCSASPPAYVDHILQEITASNHAPSRLSSDHSSSRDEANRKLTDYVDEIISEYLSVGDPESCCEKLESILVLGLHDEPLETKEGKIQLNFRLHPLHHMALNAYITLASSYKIHANDMLALCSEMNGHQLKPFHMSRAGAAYSFLLAAAAHHLFSFETSLIVSVANFWTSAGESLLTFARSSAWDLFGKQEITGLELLSHGNRKCSKCSFLDKFEANFSLSQNLNEDFENISSKFLDCISSYSREVWNFLSQGSHYLKMFKEPFDFSSSANMPKISDLEPTLCRKNMDSYCWSSSGLEEAQQATNQERINILHLGVHCLLFGEYLASICYGTHSHYTRQVQRLVYCDDK; encoded by the exons ATGGAAGATGAAATGGTGAACACGGAGATGCAGATGAGAGCCGGTGAGGACATAGGAATCGGCGAAGACATAACCCCTCCACTCTCTCCactctccttctctctccacGACTCTTTTATTCACTCTCACTGTTCTTCTTGCTTCTGCCCACTCCCTAATCGCCCTTCACATTCCACCACCATTCCTCACTCTCTCCTCTACTGTTCCCCCCTCTGCTCCTCCTTCGGCTCCCTTCTCCACTTCCACTCCGCCGAATTTCACCTCCTTCGTTGCCTTTCGTCCACATCTCCTCCCCCCTCATCCACCTCCGACCTCCGCGCTGCTCTCCGCCTTCTACGCCTTCTCCCTTCTCACTCCTCCCAACTTGGCAGGACTTCCGGATTGTTGACCAATCGCCACAAGTTGCTCGCAGATGAACAGATAGTCGCGAGAATTCGATGTGGAGCCAGGGCTATGGCGATCGCCAGGAGATTGCGAGATGGAAAACAAGAATTGATTGAGGTGGATGAAAATGAATATGACGCTGTGTtgtttgaggaggaggaggccgcTCTGTGCTTGGTGCTAACGAACTCTGTGGAGGTGCAGGATAATGATGGCCGGACTCTGGGGATTGCTGTTTATGATCCTACCTTCTCCTGGATTAATCACAGCTGTTCTCCCAATTCTTGTTACCGATTCTTGATTTCTCCACCGAGTACAGCCGCATCTCCGGCGGACTCCAAGTTGCGAATAGTTCCCAGCTGCAGCAAT GGAGAGAAGAGTGTATATAGCAATATTGAATTTAGAAAAG GATATGGTGAATATGGGCCAAGGATGATCGTGAGGAGCATTAAGAGGATCAAGAGAAGCGAGGAGGTAACAGTGGCATACACAGACTTGTTGCAACCTAAG GCAATAAGGCGGTCAGAGTTGTGGTCAAAGTATTGTTTTATTTGTTGTTGTAAACGATGTAGTGCCTCTCCACCAGCTTATGTAGATCATATATTGCAG GAAATTACTGCTTCAAATCATGCCCCTTCAAGATTAAGTTCTGATCACAGTTCTTCCAGAGATGAAGCAAACAGAAAGCTGACAGATTATGTAGATGAAATTATATCCGAGTATTTATCTGTAGGTGATCCTGAGTCTTGCTGTGAGAAACTTGAGAGCATACTCGTTCTTGGTCTACATGATGAGCCATTGGAGACCAAAGAAGGAAAAATACAGTTGAATTTTAGGTTGCATCCTCTGCACCATATGGCACTGAATGCATACATAACACTGGCTTCTTCATATAAAATCCATGCAAATGACATGCTTGCTCTCTGTTCTGAAATGAATGGACATCAGTTGAAACCTTTCCACATGTCCAGGGCCGGTGCAGCATACTCCTTTCTGCTTGCAGCTGCAGCTCACCATCTGTTCAGCTTTGAAACTTCACTTATTGTCTCTGTTGCAAATTTCTGGACAAGCGCAGGGGAATCCTTGTTAACTTTTGCTAGAAGCTCGGCATGGGATTTGTTTGGGAAACAGGAAATAACTGGCTTGGAACTTCTTTCTCATGGTAATCGTAAGTGCTCAAAGTGCTCATTTCTGGATAAATTTGAAGCCAATTTTTCTCTTAGTCAAAATCTAAATGAAGATTTTGAGAACATATCAAGCAAATTTCTTGATTGTATCTCTAGTTATTCACGTGAAGTTTGGAATTTTCTGAGTCAGGGCAGCCATTACTTGAAGATGTTCAAAGAACCATTCGATTTCAGTTCTTCGGCAAACATGCCAAAGATATCAGACCTTGAGCCTACTTTATGCAGGAAAAATATGGATTCCTATTGCTGGAGCAGTTCTGGATTAGAGGAGGCACAGCAGGCCACAAACCAGGAAAGGATAAATATTTTGCATCTTGGCGTCCATTGCTTACTTTTTGGGGAATATCTAGCAAGCATATGTTATGGTACGCATTCGCATTATACCAGACAGGTTCAGAGACTTGTATATTGTGACGACAAATAA